The proteins below are encoded in one region of Bacteroides uniformis:
- a CDS encoding glycoside hydrolase family 2 TIM barrel-domain containing protein has translation MKTKLYTFLLSSLLCTGALADNEPWQNPQVNEMNREPMHAHFTPFTNEANALKQRALPADVRFDVNPATERRITLDGTWKFLFSKNNDLCPKDFHKPGFSTRKWSKIEVPGSWELQGFDAPIYTDTRYPFPPNPPYVPTDYNPVGAYIREFTVPAGWEGMDVFLDFEGVESAYYVWVNGELAGYAEDSRLPSHFNITKLLKKGNNRLAVKVFRYSDGSYLEGQDYWKYSGIERSVYLYARPQSRVKDFRMTAELINNYKDGELKLDVFLHRPKAGETVEVKVMDRDKVIYDRKKSIASATDTLFTQQQVFPNARTWNAETPNTYTLVVSTFDAQGKPLESFTHLFGFRTVEMMNGMQMINGQAVLFKGVNRHEHDPHKGRTITVGSMIHDIQLMKQFNLNGVRNCHYPNNYAWYELCTEFGLYMVDEANIESHGMMFHKDETLANYPDWEVSFMQRMSRMIARDRNYSAIVTWSMGNESGYGKHFETLYDYTKKIDPTRPVQYEGGGYNSKSDIYCPMYARIWRLRQHVNQRDARPMILCEYAHAMGNSVGNFQDYWDLIYKYDQLQGGFIWDWVDQTFAIKDENQRDIWAFGGDMGFVGVVNDSNFCANGLVAADRTPHPHIYEVKKVLQYIHFEPLAFTPNKIKVTNWHDFIGLEGYTLRWAVECDGKTVQNGEMDFPKIAPRNSANIELPLKALPADGKEYFLTLRAFTKHEAPLVPKGHEVAIEQWELPSAPSAKTVQPVEGTLTVDRNNETLTVKGNNFQVAFSTRNGEMTELNYTGKNLIKEGLQPNFWRPLTDNDIPNGHLIRCGTWRNAGRDAKLQNIEVAEAGQTATVTATYRMEEQDADLQTLYKITPDGKVQVTMHFTPGKKPLSEMPRLGMRMILPAEYEMMTWLGRGPQETYADRKTGALIGLYNATVWEQFHPYVRAQETANHCDVRWVALRNAAGEGLLVVGEEPLSVSAWNFPMEDIEYRPSQMERRHGGSIQKKDMIWLNIDHKQMGVGGDNTWGAQVHPEYTITPHEWKYSFTLAPLAPEDDAAEQAHK, from the coding sequence ATGAAAACCAAACTTTATACCTTTCTCCTTTCTTCGCTGCTTTGCACCGGTGCCCTGGCCGACAACGAGCCGTGGCAGAACCCGCAAGTCAACGAAATGAACAGAGAACCGATGCACGCCCACTTCACCCCGTTTACGAATGAAGCCAACGCATTGAAACAACGTGCCTTGCCCGCCGACGTACGGTTCGACGTTAATCCTGCAACGGAACGCCGTATCACTCTGGACGGCACCTGGAAATTTCTTTTTTCAAAGAACAATGACCTCTGCCCCAAAGACTTTCACAAGCCCGGATTCAGTACCCGCAAGTGGAGTAAAATTGAAGTTCCGGGAAGCTGGGAACTGCAAGGCTTCGATGCACCTATCTATACAGATACCCGTTATCCGTTCCCCCCCAATCCGCCCTACGTGCCTACCGACTACAATCCCGTAGGTGCTTATATCCGCGAGTTCACCGTCCCGGCAGGTTGGGAAGGCATGGACGTTTTCCTCGATTTCGAAGGAGTGGAGTCTGCCTACTATGTATGGGTAAACGGCGAATTGGCGGGTTATGCCGAGGACAGCCGCCTGCCGTCGCACTTCAACATCACCAAGCTGCTGAAGAAGGGCAACAACAGACTGGCTGTAAAAGTATTCCGTTATAGCGACGGTTCCTACTTGGAAGGCCAGGACTACTGGAAATACAGCGGCATCGAACGGAGTGTTTATCTCTACGCCCGCCCCCAGAGCCGCGTCAAGGACTTCCGGATGACAGCGGAACTGATAAACAACTACAAGGATGGCGAACTAAAGCTGGATGTATTCCTCCATCGGCCTAAAGCCGGAGAAACGGTGGAAGTGAAGGTAATGGACAGGGATAAGGTTATCTATGACCGGAAGAAGTCCATAGCCTCTGCCACGGACACCTTGTTTACCCAGCAGCAAGTCTTCCCGAATGCACGCACCTGGAATGCCGAAACACCGAACACCTACACGCTGGTAGTCAGCACCTTTGACGCACAAGGGAAACCTCTGGAATCCTTTACACACCTTTTCGGCTTCCGTACCGTGGAAATGATGAACGGCATGCAGATGATTAACGGCCAGGCCGTCCTCTTCAAGGGGGTGAACCGTCACGAGCACGACCCGCACAAGGGACGTACCATCACCGTGGGGTCCATGATACACGACATCCAGCTGATGAAGCAGTTCAACCTGAACGGTGTACGCAACTGCCACTACCCGAACAACTATGCGTGGTACGAGCTTTGCACGGAATTCGGACTCTATATGGTAGACGAAGCCAACATCGAGAGCCATGGCATGATGTTCCACAAAGATGAGACCCTTGCCAACTATCCCGACTGGGAGGTGTCTTTCATGCAGCGGATGAGCCGTATGATTGCACGCGACCGCAACTACTCCGCCATCGTGACTTGGTCTATGGGCAACGAGTCGGGCTACGGCAAGCACTTCGAAACTCTGTATGACTATACCAAGAAGATAGACCCCACCCGTCCCGTACAATATGAAGGGGGTGGCTACAACTCCAAGAGCGACATCTATTGCCCCATGTACGCACGCATCTGGAGGTTGCGCCAACACGTGAACCAGCGTGATGCCCGCCCCATGATTCTCTGCGAATATGCCCATGCCATGGGTAACAGTGTAGGTAACTTCCAGGACTACTGGGACTTGATTTACAAGTACGACCAGCTGCAAGGCGGTTTCATTTGGGACTGGGTGGACCAGACGTTTGCCATCAAGGACGAGAACCAGCGCGACATCTGGGCTTTTGGCGGCGACATGGGATTTGTAGGTGTCGTCAACGACTCCAACTTCTGTGCCAACGGCCTGGTTGCTGCCGACCGCACCCCGCACCCGCACATCTACGAAGTGAAGAAGGTATTGCAATATATCCATTTCGAACCACTCGCCTTCACCCCGAACAAGATAAAGGTCACCAACTGGCACGATTTCATCGGATTGGAAGGATATACCCTCCGCTGGGCAGTGGAATGCGACGGCAAGACCGTTCAGAACGGTGAGATGGATTTCCCCAAGATTGCTCCCAGAAACTCTGCCAACATAGAATTGCCACTGAAAGCGCTGCCTGCCGACGGCAAGGAGTATTTCCTCACACTGCGTGCATTTACCAAGCACGAAGCGCCATTAGTACCGAAAGGACACGAGGTTGCCATCGAACAATGGGAATTGCCTTCTGCACCGTCAGCCAAAACCGTTCAGCCGGTGGAAGGAACGCTGACCGTAGACCGCAACAACGAAACACTGACCGTGAAAGGCAACAACTTCCAGGTAGCTTTCTCTACCCGAAACGGTGAAATGACAGAGTTGAACTACACCGGAAAGAATCTGATTAAAGAAGGGCTACAACCCAACTTCTGGCGCCCGTTGACCGATAATGATATTCCAAATGGGCACCTGATACGCTGCGGCACCTGGAGAAACGCCGGACGCGATGCCAAACTGCAGAACATCGAAGTTGCAGAAGCCGGACAAACGGCTACTGTCACTGCGACCTACCGCATGGAAGAACAAGATGCTGATTTGCAGACTCTCTACAAAATCACTCCCGACGGCAAGGTTCAGGTAACCATGCACTTCACCCCCGGCAAGAAGCCATTGAGCGAGATGCCTCGTCTGGGCATGCGCATGATACTCCCTGCCGAATATGAAATGATGACCTGGTTGGGCCGTGGTCCGCAAGAGACGTACGCCGACCGCAAGACGGGAGCATTGATAGGCCTCTACAACGCCACGGTGTGGGAACAGTTCCATCCGTATGTACGTGCCCAAGAGACGGCCAATCATTGTGACGTACGCTGGGTGGCCCTGCGCAATGCTGCCGGTGAAGGTCTGCTGGTAGTGGGCGAGGAACCGTTGAGCGTAAGCGCCTGGAACTTCCCGATGGAGGACATTGAATACCGTCCCTCACAGATGGAGCGCCGCCACGGTGGAAGCATCCAGAAGAAAGATATGATATGGCTCAACATCGACCACAAGCAGATGGGCGTAGGCGGTGACAATACCTGGGGAGCACAAGTTCATCCCGAGTACACCATCACTCCGCACGAATGGAAATACAGCTTCACGCTCGCCCCTCTCGCACCGGAGGATGATGCAGCGGAACAAGCGCACAAATAA
- a CDS encoding LysO family transporter: protein MFTIIGLVLTGMLLGYLLRKRDLKKIHPIITLLIWLLLFILGIEVGSNEEIIRGLHTIGYEAVVLTLGGTLGSVIAAWALWRALYKRKGGRA, encoded by the coding sequence ATGTTTACAATCATCGGACTAGTGCTCACAGGAATGCTGCTGGGCTACCTCTTACGGAAACGGGACTTAAAGAAGATTCATCCAATCATCACCCTGCTTATCTGGCTGCTACTGTTTATCCTCGGTATTGAGGTAGGAAGTAACGAAGAGATTATCAGAGGACTCCATACCATCGGATATGAAGCCGTTGTCCTCACCCTGGGAGGGACCTTGGGAAGTGTTATCGCTGCTTGGGCACTCTGGAGAGCCTTGTATAAAAGGAAAGGAGGCAGGGCATGA
- a CDS encoding glycoside hydrolase family 2 TIM barrel-domain containing protein produces the protein MNKIHSICTLALMLPLCAFAQYDGTPMNKTGDTKKAETAVRTDKYPHSDNDWENFDVLHINRLPSAATFMAYTTKEKAVKNDKSQSEYFQSLNGTWKFQFVPRSDQRPMDFFEKGHDVSGWGNIKVPANWEMEGYGHPFYVGAGYGIKRNPPLIAVENSPVGSYKRTFNVPANWKGKQIVLHFGGVASAFYVWVNGEKVGYSQDSKTPSEFDITPYAVTGQNEIAVQVFKFSDGYYLEDQDYWRFAGIQRDVYLYARPNIHVRDFEVVTDLDNEYKDADFHLYVELDNAQNSQRTQTPKVKGAEVEVSLTDKEGKVIYTERQRAKDNKLHFLKHIETPLLWSAEKPNLYQMMITLRANGQTQYICRNIGFRKSEIKHAQLLVNGQPVYIKGVNRHEHDPYHGHVVDEASMIRDLELMKQNNINSVRTSHYPNDPRWYELCDIYGMYVVDEANIESHGMGYKPDQCLANQPEWQKAFIDRTERMFERDKNHPCVIIWSLGNETGSGCNFQATYAWIHAHDRSQRPVHSEDSGKNRPFTDIFCPMYKKIDVLINHALYLPTMPLILCEYAHAMGNSVGNLQDYWDIIEKYPSLQGGHIWDWVDQGLYNKTDDGKFYWAYGGDLAPEGTPSSANFCMNGLIAADRTLKPHIHEVKRVYQNMAFRLLDYHEGLVELRNKFFFTNLNDFDFTWRLEGNGEVLAQGRIDNVDLPAQQTGVFRTQFPTIHSTEGVEYYLNFYASQKRDEGLLKAGTQLAAEQVKLPFYKAVTPKAASGNVTASDSEALLVLTAGNVSVGFDKATGALCSFKEGKEEMIKEALRPNFWRPVTDNDMGNDMNKTLRPWREAGRGVKLTSLEKTALDKDGYEVVSHYRLPEEVAGSEFIVRYRFSPRGSLDVNCTFIPANDTLPLMPRMGVSITLNKQYDQMAWLGRGPHENYCDRNGSSFVGLYKGSVAEQYFAYDRPQENGNKTDVRWMSLTDLKGNGLMVIGAPTISGSAYLFPTEDLDEPGTRKSQRHISDIQPKDMVTWNIDFKQMGVGGDTSWGAYPHQPYLIPARKMEFSFRLCPAQEKGVKENQRYLEMK, from the coding sequence ATGAATAAGATACATTCAATCTGCACCCTCGCACTGATGCTACCGTTATGCGCATTTGCACAGTACGACGGTACACCCATGAACAAGACGGGCGACACCAAGAAAGCGGAAACCGCCGTAAGAACCGACAAATATCCTCACTCGGACAACGATTGGGAAAACTTTGATGTGTTGCACATCAACCGTCTGCCTTCTGCCGCCACCTTCATGGCCTACACCACCAAAGAGAAAGCAGTGAAGAACGACAAGAGTCAATCGGAATATTTTCAGTCGTTGAACGGTACCTGGAAGTTTCAGTTTGTTCCCCGTTCGGACCAGCGCCCGATGGACTTCTTTGAAAAAGGCCACGATGTAAGCGGATGGGGCAACATCAAAGTGCCTGCCAACTGGGAAATGGAAGGCTATGGCCATCCTTTCTATGTAGGTGCCGGCTACGGCATCAAGCGCAACCCGCCACTCATTGCCGTGGAAAACAGTCCCGTAGGTTCCTACAAACGCACATTCAACGTCCCTGCCAACTGGAAAGGCAAGCAAATCGTCCTCCACTTCGGAGGCGTGGCCTCAGCTTTCTATGTGTGGGTCAACGGTGAAAAGGTGGGTTACTCGCAAGATTCCAAGACCCCCAGTGAGTTCGATATCACCCCCTATGCAGTAACCGGACAGAACGAGATTGCCGTGCAGGTATTCAAGTTCAGCGACGGCTACTACTTAGAGGATCAGGATTACTGGCGCTTTGCCGGTATACAACGTGATGTGTACCTTTATGCCCGTCCCAACATCCACGTGCGCGACTTTGAAGTAGTGACCGACCTCGACAACGAGTATAAGGACGCCGACTTCCACCTCTATGTGGAACTGGACAATGCCCAAAACTCCCAACGTACTCAAACGCCCAAGGTAAAAGGTGCCGAAGTGGAAGTGAGCCTGACGGACAAAGAGGGAAAAGTCATCTACACTGAACGCCAACGCGCCAAAGACAACAAGCTGCACTTCCTGAAACACATCGAAACGCCCCTACTGTGGAGTGCTGAAAAGCCCAACCTATACCAGATGATGATTACACTGCGTGCCAACGGCCAGACACAGTACATCTGCCGCAACATCGGATTCCGCAAATCGGAAATCAAACATGCACAGTTACTCGTCAACGGGCAACCCGTCTACATCAAGGGCGTAAACCGCCACGAACACGACCCTTACCACGGCCATGTAGTGGACGAAGCCTCCATGATACGCGACCTGGAACTGATGAAACAAAACAACATCAACAGCGTGCGCACCTCCCACTACCCCAACGACCCGCGCTGGTATGAACTGTGCGACATCTACGGCATGTATGTAGTGGACGAGGCCAACATCGAAAGCCACGGCATGGGCTACAAACCCGACCAATGCCTCGCCAACCAACCCGAATGGCAGAAGGCTTTCATCGACCGTACAGAACGTATGTTTGAACGCGACAAGAACCACCCCTGCGTCATTATTTGGTCATTGGGCAACGAAACCGGCTCAGGCTGTAACTTCCAAGCCACCTATGCTTGGATTCATGCCCACGACCGTTCCCAACGCCCCGTACACTCCGAGGACTCTGGCAAAAACCGTCCTTTCACCGACATCTTCTGCCCCATGTACAAGAAGATAGACGTGTTGATAAACCATGCTCTCTATCTGCCCACCATGCCCCTCATCCTCTGCGAATACGCTCATGCTATGGGTAATAGTGTGGGCAATCTGCAAGACTACTGGGACATCATCGAGAAGTACCCTTCTCTACAAGGCGGTCACATCTGGGACTGGGTGGACCAGGGTCTTTACAACAAGACCGACGACGGTAAGTTCTACTGGGCCTACGGCGGCGACCTTGCCCCCGAAGGCACTCCAAGCTCGGCCAACTTCTGCATGAACGGCCTGATTGCCGCAGACCGCACATTGAAGCCCCACATACATGAAGTGAAACGGGTGTACCAGAATATGGCTTTCAGATTGCTCGATTATCACGAAGGATTGGTAGAGCTTAGAAACAAGTTCTTCTTCACCAACCTGAATGACTTTGACTTCACTTGGCGTTTGGAAGGCAACGGCGAAGTATTGGCACAAGGACGCATAGATAATGTAGATTTGCCCGCCCAACAGACAGGCGTATTCCGGACACAGTTCCCCACCATACATTCCACCGAAGGAGTAGAATATTACCTGAATTTCTATGCCAGCCAGAAGCGCGACGAGGGTCTGCTGAAGGCCGGTACACAATTGGCTGCCGAACAAGTGAAGCTTCCCTTCTATAAGGCTGTTACCCCCAAAGCTGCCTCAGGCAACGTGACGGCAAGCGACAGCGAAGCCCTACTTGTCCTCACTGCCGGAAATGTCAGTGTAGGATTCGACAAAGCCACCGGAGCACTCTGCTCGTTCAAGGAAGGCAAGGAAGAGATGATTAAGGAAGCACTGCGTCCCAACTTCTGGCGTCCGGTGACGGACAATGACATGGGCAACGACATGAACAAGACCCTGCGCCCGTGGCGTGAAGCCGGACGTGGCGTCAAACTCACCTCATTGGAGAAAACAGCGCTCGACAAAGATGGCTATGAAGTAGTGTCACACTACCGTCTGCCCGAAGAAGTTGCCGGTTCGGAATTCATTGTCCGCTACCGCTTCTCACCGAGAGGCAGCCTCGATGTGAACTGTACTTTCATTCCTGCCAACGACACTTTACCTTTGATGCCCCGCATGGGTGTGAGCATCACCCTGAACAAGCAATACGACCAAATGGCATGGCTAGGTCGAGGTCCGCACGAGAACTATTGCGACCGCAACGGTTCTTCCTTCGTGGGTCTGTACAAAGGTAGCGTAGCCGAACAGTACTTCGCCTACGACCGTCCACAAGAAAACGGCAACAAGACCGATGTACGTTGGATGAGCCTCACCGATTTGAAAGGCAATGGCCTGATGGTTATCGGTGCACCCACAATCAGCGGCAGTGCCTACCTCTTCCCGACAGAAGATCTGGATGAACCCGGCACACGCAAGTCACAACGCCATATCTCAGACATCCAACCCAAAGATATGGTGACTTGGAACATAGACTTCAAGCAGATGGGTGTGGGTGGAGATACCAGTTGGGGAGCCTACCCGCATCAACCATACCTGATTCCTGCCCGTAAGATGGAATTCTCATTCCGCTTATGCCCTGCACAAGAAAAAGGAGTGAAAGAGAACCAAAGATATTTGGAAATGAAGTAA
- a CDS encoding lysine exporter LysO family protein: MKGSLIIVGFFVLGTICGVCHLLPFDIAETNISYYALCALMFSVGLSVGNDPQTLKNFRSLNPRLVFLPIMTILGTLAGSAAVSLILTHRSITDCLAVGSGFGYYSLSSIFITEYKGAELGTIALLANISREILTLLAAPLLVRWFGNLAPISAGGATTMDTTLPIITRTAGQQFVVVSIFHGFVVDFSVPFLVTLFCSI, from the coding sequence ATGAAAGGAAGTCTTATCATTGTGGGCTTTTTTGTATTGGGTACGATTTGTGGTGTGTGCCATCTGCTGCCTTTTGATATTGCAGAAACCAATATCAGCTACTACGCGCTTTGCGCGCTGATGTTCAGTGTAGGGTTGAGCGTAGGCAACGACCCGCAGACCCTGAAGAACTTCCGTTCACTCAATCCGCGACTGGTATTCCTGCCCATCATGACGATACTGGGAACACTGGCAGGTTCGGCAGCCGTCAGTCTGATTCTGACACACCGTTCTATAACGGACTGTCTGGCCGTAGGCTCGGGATTCGGCTATTACTCGCTCTCCAGCATCTTCATTACCGAATACAAGGGAGCCGAGCTGGGCACCATCGCCCTGCTTGCCAATATCAGCCGGGAGATTCTGACACTGCTAGCCGCCCCGTTGCTGGTACGATGGTTCGGAAACCTTGCCCCCATCTCTGCCGGAGGAGCCACGACGATGGACACCACACTACCCATCATCACACGGACAGCCGGACAGCAGTTTGTCGTAGTTTCCATCTTCCACGGGTTTGTGGTCGATTTCAGCGTTCCGTTCCTGGTGACATTGTTCTGCTCGATATAG
- a CDS encoding MGH1-like glycoside hydrolase domain-containing protein, with the protein MRHPNKNIALTGIVACILASCVKAPTSSEPLLSKQADFCNLINIKNTPAGAVDWDAYVFADKGAWMAYSLPDNENRRHAGAFMGPMVMTGRGWIAAGLAEPTLWVNGEQYRMVYNVQTTRYLPGKLIQEYNDENLNFTTELCYLTSRSVAIRSIVKNMSQKPVKVSFDWNGGVYEPTSVVSSIDKGLSFIRPKDSTNTVIRFLTADKIQAVGSDSLHVTEKSEMTLEPGKTYQSEMTQTLTLRGEDTAKELAAIATLNIDNCFELNEQQWNAQIASLLSGNSKYLKDNKYRKVLVKAMMTLNSNYRTPAGDILHGGSNPSYNGFINGIWSWDSWKIASGNVHFNEEIAKSEMITLFDYQADNGMVPDFISYNKKYNNWRDAKPPVAAWGAMNVYKATGDKKFLETMFDKLYKFHQWWYAERDHNHNGICEYGSTDGTLIAACWESGMDNGVRFDDAVMQKNNEKAWSMNQENICLNSFLYVDKTILAEMATLLNKPELAAQLNAEAKVIKEFVQTKMWDKETGFFYDTRIDTGEHIKVMGAECWLPLWAGIATPEQAKQVMQKMMDPQKFNSTLPLGTLDISHPRLRPVRGYWRGPVWVDQVYFGITGLRNYGFDREADILTEKFINNAQGLTTDGPIHENYNPLTGEALNSPNFGWSSACIIKMLLDE; encoded by the coding sequence ATGAGACATCCAAATAAAAACATCGCTTTGACTGGCATCGTTGCCTGCATACTGGCCTCGTGCGTCAAAGCTCCCACTTCTTCAGAACCGCTTTTATCCAAGCAAGCGGACTTCTGTAATCTTATCAACATAAAGAACACTCCCGCCGGAGCCGTAGACTGGGATGCCTACGTCTTTGCCGACAAAGGTGCTTGGATGGCATACTCACTGCCCGACAACGAAAACCGTCGCCATGCCGGTGCTTTCATGGGACCTATGGTCATGACCGGACGCGGATGGATAGCTGCCGGACTCGCCGAACCTACGCTGTGGGTGAACGGCGAACAGTATAGGATGGTGTACAATGTACAGACCACCCGATACCTCCCCGGCAAACTGATACAGGAATACAACGATGAGAACTTAAACTTCACTACCGAATTGTGCTACCTCACCTCACGTTCCGTAGCCATACGTTCAATCGTGAAGAATATGAGCCAAAAACCGGTAAAGGTCAGCTTCGACTGGAACGGAGGCGTATACGAGCCTACCTCTGTCGTAAGCAGCATAGATAAAGGTCTCTCTTTCATCCGCCCCAAAGATTCCACGAACACGGTAATCCGATTCCTCACAGCAGACAAGATTCAGGCTGTGGGGAGCGATAGCCTGCACGTCACAGAAAAAAGTGAAATGACCCTGGAACCCGGCAAGACTTATCAGTCGGAGATGACTCAAACCCTGACGCTGCGCGGTGAAGACACAGCCAAAGAACTGGCTGCCATAGCAACGCTGAATATAGACAATTGCTTTGAACTAAACGAACAGCAATGGAACGCACAAATCGCTTCGTTGCTGAGCGGAAACAGCAAGTACCTCAAGGACAACAAATACCGCAAGGTACTCGTAAAAGCAATGATGACCCTAAACAGCAACTACCGCACCCCTGCCGGTGACATCCTGCATGGCGGCAGCAACCCGTCGTACAACGGATTCATCAACGGCATCTGGTCGTGGGACTCCTGGAAGATTGCTTCGGGCAACGTACATTTCAACGAGGAGATAGCCAAAAGCGAAATGATTACCCTCTTCGACTATCAAGCCGACAACGGCATGGTACCCGACTTCATCAGCTACAACAAGAAATACAATAACTGGCGCGATGCCAAACCGCCCGTAGCCGCCTGGGGAGCCATGAACGTGTATAAAGCTACCGGCGACAAGAAATTCCTCGAAACAATGTTCGACAAGCTCTATAAGTTCCATCAGTGGTGGTATGCCGAGCGCGACCACAATCACAACGGCATCTGCGAATACGGTTCCACCGACGGCACTCTCATTGCTGCCTGTTGGGAAAGCGGCATGGACAACGGCGTACGCTTTGACGATGCCGTGATGCAGAAAAACAACGAGAAGGCATGGTCCATGAACCAGGAGAACATCTGCCTGAACTCGTTCCTCTACGTAGACAAGACCATCCTCGCCGAAATGGCAACCCTCCTGAACAAGCCCGAACTGGCGGCACAGCTTAATGCCGAAGCCAAAGTCATCAAAGAATTCGTACAGACAAAGATGTGGGACAAGGAAACCGGATTCTTCTACGACACCCGTATCGATACCGGCGAGCACATCAAAGTGATGGGTGCCGAATGCTGGCTGCCACTCTGGGCAGGCATCGCCACTCCCGAACAGGCCAAACAGGTGATGCAGAAGATGATGGACCCGCAGAAGTTCAACTCCACCCTTCCATTGGGTACCTTGGACATCAGCCATCCTCGCCTGCGTCCCGTGCGCGGCTACTGGCGCGGCCCGGTCTGGGTAGACCAAGTGTACTTCGGTATCACCGGCCTGCGCAACTATGGTTTCGACCGGGAAGCCGACATACTGACTGAGAAGTTCATCAACAACGCCCAAGGACTCACCACCGACGGCCCTATCCACGAGAACTACAACCCGCTGACCGGCGAAGCGCTCAATTCGCCTAACTTCGGCTGGAGTTCGGCATGTATCATCAAGATGCTGCTCGATGAGTAA